GCAGCTTGAACATGAATAGAGCATTATCGATGATCAGTCTGGCGACCAAAGCCGGCAAGACAAAGAGCGGGGAATTCATGACAGAAAAAGAAGTCAAGGAAGGACGCGCGCATCTGGTGATTGTGGCAGACGACGCATCGGACAATACAAAAAAGAAATTTCAGAACATGTGTGATTTTTATAAAGTGCCAATATACTTTTTTGAAGATAAAGATACCCTGGGCCATGCGATGGGAAAAGAGTTCCGCGCTTCGCTTGCAGTAACAGATGCAGGGTTTGCAAAAGGAATCAGAAAACATCTGGATATGGAAGAAGGATAATAGGAACTGTATACAGGAGGTAGATTTATGGCAAAATTAAGAGTATATGAACTGGCAGAACAGATGAATAAGACAAACAAAGAAATACTCTCTATATTAAAAGATAAAGGAATTGAGGTGGCAAGTCAT
The sequence above is drawn from the Coprococcus comes ATCC 27758 genome and encodes:
- a CDS encoding L7Ae/L30e/S12e/Gadd45 family ribosomal protein — protein: MNRALSMISLATKAGKTKSGEFMTEKEVKEGRAHLVIVADDASDNTKKKFQNMCDFYKVPIYFFEDKDTLGHAMGKEFRASLAVTDAGFAKGIRKHLDMEEG